One Candidatus Binatia bacterium genomic region harbors:
- a CDS encoding RlmE family RNA methyltransferase, with the protein MVPKYDRKDIHYRKAKKEGLRSRAGYKLEELHKRQKLFRPGMRVVDLGCWPGAWLQIASRLVGPSGRVVGVDLAESEALPGSNVEILQGDARDPTVRESLRGLLGGPADVLLSDMAPKLAGIKHADAARHAELVRAAIEMAPVVLRPEGSFAAKLFMDAEYEGLIQELRGTFLGVKTVKLDTTRQHSSELYVVAKKLRP; encoded by the coding sequence GTGGTGCCGAAATACGACCGTAAAGATATACACTATCGCAAGGCCAAGAAGGAGGGTCTGCGGTCGCGTGCGGGCTACAAGCTCGAAGAATTACACAAGCGCCAGAAACTCTTTCGCCCGGGCATGCGGGTGGTGGATCTCGGATGTTGGCCTGGCGCCTGGTTGCAGATCGCTTCCCGGCTGGTTGGGCCCAGCGGTCGCGTGGTCGGCGTGGACCTTGCGGAATCGGAAGCGCTCCCCGGAAGTAATGTGGAAATTCTGCAAGGGGATGCGCGCGACCCAACCGTCAGAGAATCCTTGCGAGGTCTCCTCGGAGGCCCGGCAGATGTCCTGCTTTCCGATATGGCGCCCAAGCTGGCGGGTATCAAACATGCGGATGCAGCTCGACACGCCGAACTGGTTCGTGCAGCGATCGAGATGGCGCCGGTTGTTTTGCGCCCGGAAGGTTCTTTCGCGGCGAAGTTGTTCATGGATGCTGAATATGAGGGCTTGATTCAGGAGTTACGAGGGACCTTTCTCGGGGTCAAAACGGTCAAATTGGACACAACGCGTCAGCATTCCTCCGAGCTTTACGTCGTGGCGAAAAAACTACGTCCCTAG
- a CDS encoding alpha/beta fold hydrolase, with amino-acid sequence MKKIKRLSGGILLPALALLLASCGGSSDGDPIAFVPPDELGSYTVGHTVDVVTDSSRGDRRLPIDLWYPAVPDANLEFTVYPLQGDTGITSEIAYRDAKPDPAREWPMLVFSHGFGGINTQSLPLMEYLASRGFVVVAPEHTGNTNSDRSSTDPGGDRAPDISAVIDFMHSRCTDTEDAFHNVVNTKQVGVMGHSYGGFTATSVATGFRNQAPDPRVVAIMPIAAANREITDAELSRLDIPALFLCGTLDPLIEQQERTLALASSDVLFGVSVLGATHTHFANICQIGDWLTSIGLTKETWPSIGASALIGPYEATCEPPALDIDIALRAQNFYAGAFFGRYLVGDQAYNPYLTEEYAIANEPGVIFFSNQ; translated from the coding sequence ATGAAAAAAATCAAACGTCTCTCTGGTGGAATTTTGCTTCCCGCCCTCGCTCTGCTTTTGGCTTCCTGCGGGGGCTCGTCGGACGGGGATCCAATTGCGTTCGTGCCACCTGATGAGCTCGGGTCCTATACGGTAGGTCATACGGTGGACGTCGTCACGGATTCCTCGCGCGGCGATCGCCGGTTGCCGATCGACCTCTGGTACCCGGCCGTGCCGGACGCCAATCTGGAATTCACTGTTTATCCCCTACAGGGGGATACCGGGATTACTTCCGAGATCGCCTATCGAGATGCCAAGCCGGACCCGGCAAGGGAATGGCCGATGCTGGTATTCTCGCACGGCTTTGGTGGGATCAATACGCAGTCGCTGCCCTTGATGGAATATTTGGCAAGTCGAGGATTTGTGGTGGTGGCTCCGGAACACACAGGCAATACCAACAGCGATAGAAGTTCGACGGATCCGGGCGGTGATCGAGCCCCGGATATCTCTGCGGTGATCGACTTCATGCACTCGCGCTGCACCGATACCGAGGACGCCTTTCATAATGTCGTCAACACCAAGCAGGTCGGCGTGATGGGGCACTCCTACGGTGGTTTTACCGCGACGTCGGTCGCAACCGGCTTCCGCAATCAGGCCCCCGACCCCCGAGTTGTCGCGATTATGCCAATTGCTGCCGCGAATCGGGAAATTACGGACGCGGAACTCAGCAGGCTGGACATCCCGGCCCTCTTTCTCTGCGGGACACTCGATCCGCTTATCGAGCAACAGGAGCGAACGCTCGCTTTGGCCTCGAGTGACGTTCTTTTCGGCGTTTCGGTTTTGGGCGCGACACATACGCACTTCGCCAATATCTGTCAGATCGGCGATTGGCTGACCAGCATCGGCTTGACCAAGGAAACCTGGCCTTCGATCGGGGCATCAGCTCTGATCGGTCCGTATGAGGCCACATGTGAGCCGCCGGCTCTGGATATCGATATTGCCTTGCGAGCGCAGAATTTCTACGCAGGTGCATTCTTCGGGAGATACCTGGTTGGTGACCAGGCATACAATCCCTATCTGACCGAAGAATACGCAATCGCGAACGAGCCGGGAGTTATTTTCTTCTCCAACCAATAA
- a CDS encoding 3'-5' exonuclease, whose protein sequence is MLDLDSLNPQQSEAVRHGEGPLLVLAGAGSGKTRVLTYRIAHLIEKHDVSPHEILAVTFTNKAAREMRERLVDLVGDRISDLTVGTFHSTCARWLRRYAPKLGLPSSFAIYDDADSLALCKRALEETEVNDEEVPPRLLRSMIDRMKNQALDPAKLSPGPTWSEGMIQAGRRYEELLHQLGALDFGSLITGMVRLLTEHSDVRRTFQRRYRHVLVDEYQDVNHAQYLLIDKISGSNGNLCVVGDDDQSIYGFRGANVRAILEFERDHADAHVVRLEQNYRSKGNILEAAGAVISCNAGRHGKQLWTDDEDGEKIRLGTFPDDRAEARWVTSEVLDAQSRGRDSGEIAIFYRTNAQSRVLEEELVRQGVRYVLLGGTRFYDRREVKDALAYLRSLVNPHDDISLLRIINTPTRGIGNTTQQKLLQAARDTGRSISSVIDLLETDPSLVNLGKASRSRVLAFRELLTNLRERVAQASLSGLVEGILIESGYLERLRAEGTHEAETRAENLEELVGAAHEAETGVVYPDTTTAIEAFLERAALVTAMDENDDGRGALSLMTLHNSKGLEFPLVFLVGMEEGVFPHIRSMDEGTIEEERRLCYVGMTRAREELVLTRARHRILFGTSQNNPASRFLREIPASLVQPVGLFGDVLEDLEPSPVKESLQKGIDRLIELGEHSSEELDTDEPRIDYSVGQEFSEDVSATPLRVGTVVNHPKFGAGVVRRKEGTGGATKLTIQFERYGIKKLIARYAPLQIMGQEGPWHG, encoded by the coding sequence GTGCTCGATCTCGATTCGCTGAACCCGCAACAATCCGAAGCCGTGCGCCACGGTGAGGGTCCCCTGCTCGTCCTCGCGGGAGCGGGGAGTGGAAAAACGCGGGTTTTGACCTACCGGATCGCTCACTTGATCGAGAAGCATGACGTATCGCCCCACGAGATTCTCGCGGTCACCTTCACCAACAAAGCCGCCCGGGAGATGCGTGAGCGATTGGTCGATCTCGTGGGAGACCGGATCTCCGATTTGACCGTCGGAACCTTTCACTCCACGTGCGCGCGATGGCTGCGACGCTATGCACCCAAGCTCGGACTACCGTCGAGTTTTGCGATCTACGATGACGCCGACTCCCTTGCCTTGTGCAAGCGCGCTCTCGAGGAAACCGAGGTCAACGATGAAGAGGTCCCGCCGCGGCTTCTTCGATCGATGATCGATCGAATGAAAAATCAGGCTCTGGATCCGGCAAAGTTGAGTCCGGGGCCCACATGGTCGGAGGGGATGATTCAGGCGGGCCGACGCTATGAAGAACTCCTTCACCAGCTTGGCGCTCTCGATTTCGGTAGCCTCATCACCGGCATGGTTCGATTGCTTACCGAGCACTCCGACGTCCGACGCACATTTCAAAGGCGCTACCGCCACGTACTGGTCGACGAGTATCAGGACGTCAACCATGCCCAGTATCTTTTGATCGACAAGATTTCAGGCTCGAATGGCAACCTCTGCGTGGTTGGTGACGACGACCAATCGATCTACGGATTTCGCGGCGCCAACGTTCGCGCCATTCTGGAGTTCGAACGTGACCATGCAGATGCTCACGTTGTCCGGCTGGAGCAGAACTATCGATCCAAGGGCAATATTCTCGAAGCGGCCGGGGCCGTGATCTCCTGCAATGCCGGACGGCACGGCAAACAACTCTGGACCGACGACGAGGACGGCGAGAAAATTCGTCTCGGCACATTTCCCGATGATCGAGCCGAGGCCCGCTGGGTCACAAGCGAAGTTCTCGACGCACAATCCCGCGGGCGAGACTCCGGCGAGATCGCTATTTTCTACCGCACGAATGCTCAGTCCCGCGTTCTCGAGGAGGAACTGGTGCGTCAGGGCGTACGCTACGTTTTATTAGGAGGTACGCGCTTCTACGACCGGCGCGAGGTCAAAGATGCTCTTGCCTACCTCCGCTCGTTGGTGAACCCCCACGATGACATCAGTCTTTTGCGCATTATCAACACACCGACCCGAGGGATCGGAAATACGACTCAGCAAAAATTATTGCAGGCCGCGCGAGATACCGGACGCTCCATATCTTCGGTGATCGACCTCCTCGAGACGGACCCTTCACTGGTCAATCTCGGAAAAGCGTCTCGCAGCCGCGTTCTTGCCTTCCGCGAATTACTCACAAACCTCCGCGAGAGAGTCGCACAGGCGAGCCTGAGCGGTCTGGTGGAAGGAATTCTGATCGAAAGCGGCTACCTGGAAAGGCTACGTGCCGAAGGAACCCACGAAGCCGAAACCCGTGCCGAAAACCTCGAAGAACTGGTCGGGGCTGCTCACGAAGCCGAAACCGGAGTCGTATACCCCGATACCACGACGGCTATCGAAGCCTTTCTTGAAAGAGCGGCTCTGGTCACGGCCATGGACGAAAACGATGATGGTCGTGGCGCTCTGAGCCTGATGACCCTGCATAACTCGAAGGGCCTCGAGTTCCCGCTGGTTTTCCTCGTCGGGATGGAAGAGGGAGTCTTCCCGCATATTCGCTCGATGGACGAGGGAACCATCGAGGAAGAACGTCGTCTCTGCTATGTCGGCATGACGCGGGCTCGCGAGGAACTCGTGCTGACCCGGGCTCGCCACCGTATCTTGTTTGGCACAAGCCAGAACAACCCGGCTTCGCGCTTCTTGCGCGAGATACCAGCAAGCCTTGTGCAACCAGTGGGTCTGTTCGGTGATGTCCTCGAAGACCTCGAGCCGTCGCCGGTCAAGGAGAGCCTGCAAAAGGGAATTGACCGACTGATCGAGCTCGGAGAACACAGTTCCGAGGAATTGGACACGGACGAGCCTCGGATCGACTACAGTGTCGGCCAGGAATTCAGCGAGGACGTCTCAGCGACCCCGCTGCGCGTGGGGACCGTGGTCAATCACCCCAAATTTGGTGCCGGCGTAGTGCGACGCAAGGAAGGCACCGGTGGGGCCACCAAGCTGACCATCCAATTCGAGCGTTATGGAATCAAGAAGCTGATTGCCCGCTACGCGCCCCTGCAAATCATGGGGCAAGAGGGGCCTTGGCACGGGTAG